The following are encoded together in the Deinococcus soli (ex Cha et al. 2016) genome:
- the aroC gene encoding chorismate synthase: protein MRYLTAGESHGPQLTAIIEGLPSQLPLGKGDIDPWLRRRQGGYGRGRRMVIETDEAKILSGVRAGRTTGAPVTLAIANKDHRNWTEIMSPEPGGEPRKKALTDARPGHADLTGGVKYRHKDLRDVLERASARETAARVAVGSIALKLLSELGVEGANYVSSLAGIETRVPFSWDALEAIENSDLRTPDEDAAAQMRERIDQAKKDGDTLGGILEVRFRGLPVGLGSFVHHDRKLDGKIAQAALSVQAMKGVEIGRAFENATAPGSRVHDAVYYRGGTYARDTNGAGGLEAGMTNGEELIVRVAMKPIATLMKPLPTVNVVTHEASDAARERSDTTAVPAAGVILQCVIGWVLAEAMLEKFGGDTLPELQERVAAARAFAQSY, encoded by the coding sequence ATGAGGTACCTGACCGCTGGCGAATCGCACGGGCCGCAACTGACGGCCATCATCGAGGGGCTGCCCTCCCAGTTGCCGCTGGGCAAGGGGGACATTGACCCGTGGCTGCGCAGGCGTCAGGGCGGGTATGGCCGCGGGCGGCGCATGGTGATCGAGACGGACGAGGCCAAGATCCTGTCCGGGGTGCGGGCCGGGCGGACGACGGGCGCGCCGGTCACGCTGGCGATCGCCAACAAGGATCACCGGAACTGGACGGAGATCATGTCGCCCGAGCCGGGCGGTGAGCCGCGCAAGAAGGCCCTGACGGACGCGCGGCCCGGGCACGCGGACCTGACGGGCGGCGTGAAGTACCGGCACAAGGACCTGCGGGACGTGCTGGAGCGCGCCTCGGCGCGGGAGACGGCGGCGCGCGTGGCGGTGGGGAGCATCGCGCTGAAGCTGCTGTCGGAGCTAGGCGTGGAGGGCGCGAACTATGTGTCGAGCCTCGCGGGGATCGAGACGCGGGTGCCGTTCAGCTGGGACGCGCTGGAAGCCATCGAGAACAGTGACCTGAGGACCCCGGATGAGGACGCGGCCGCGCAGATGCGGGAGCGGATCGATCAGGCGAAGAAGGACGGGGACACGCTGGGCGGCATCCTGGAGGTGCGCTTCAGGGGGCTGCCGGTGGGGCTGGGTTCGTTCGTGCACCACGACCGCAAGCTGGACGGGAAGATCGCGCAGGCGGCCCTGAGCGTGCAGGCGATGAAAGGCGTGGAGATCGGCCGCGCGTTCGAGAACGCCACGGCGCCGGGCAGCCGCGTGCATGACGCCGTGTACTACCGGGGCGGCACGTACGCGCGGGACACGAACGGCGCGGGGGGCCTGGAGGCCGGGATGACGAACGGCGAGGAGCTGATCGTGCGGGTCGCCATGAAGCCGATCGCCACGCTGATGAAGCCGCTGCCGACCGTGAACGTGGTGACGCACGAGGCGTCCGACGCGGCCCGTGAGCGCAGCGACACCACGGCGGTCCCGGCGGCGGGCGTGATCCTGCAGTGTGTTATCGGCTGGGTGCTGGCCGAGGCGATGCTGGAGAAGTTCGGTGGGGACACCCTGCCGGAGTTGCAGGAGCGCGTGGCGGCGGCCCGGGCCTTCGCGCAGTCGTACTGA
- a CDS encoding shikimate kinase has translation MLNDTEGGVRHLRGFRAGLEAGLTAHLRDVPEEPIGGRVTPRPEDSRTLSPMFSSGLIERPVSWVALAGFMGTGKSRIGWELSRALALHFVDTDKLITRVVGKSIPEVFAQEGEGYFRACEHEVVGRVTRLEHAVISLGGGTFIQEENRRCLLERGPVVVLWATPETIYQRTKHSDRPLLRTEDPLERIRTLMDERAPVYQQGTIHVHSDGRPSEEIVEEIIDRLWSWADAQHAWALDHAAPDHTPGGESRASD, from the coding sequence ATGCTGAACGACACCGAGGGCGGGGTCCGCCACCTGCGGGGGTTCCGGGCCGGGCTGGAGGCCGGGCTGACGGCGCACCTGCGCGACGTTCCTGAAGAGCCGATCGGGGGACGCGTCACGCCGCGTCCGGAGGATTCCCGTACACTGTCCCCCATGTTCAGTTCGGGCCTCATTGAGCGTCCGGTGTCGTGGGTGGCGCTGGCGGGCTTCATGGGCACCGGCAAGAGCCGGATCGGCTGGGAACTGTCGCGGGCGCTGGCGCTGCATTTCGTGGATACCGACAAGCTGATCACGCGCGTGGTCGGCAAGAGCATCCCCGAGGTGTTCGCGCAGGAGGGCGAGGGGTACTTCCGCGCCTGCGAGCACGAGGTCGTGGGCCGCGTGACCCGGCTGGAGCACGCCGTGATCAGCCTGGGCGGCGGAACGTTCATCCAGGAGGAGAACCGCCGCTGCCTGCTGGAACGCGGGCCGGTGGTGGTGCTGTGGGCGACGCCGGAGACGATCTACCAGCGCACGAAGCACAGTGACCGCCCCCTGCTGCGCACCGAGGACCCCCTCGAGCGCATCCGCACGTTGATGGACGAGCGCGCCCCGGTGTACCAGCAGGGCACCATCCACGTGCACAGCGACGGGCGGCCCAGCGAGGAGATCGTCGAGGAGATCATCGACCGGCTTTGGTCGTGGGCGGACGCACAGCACGCCTGGGCGCTGGACCACGCGGCGCCCGACCACACGCCGGGCGGGGAGTCGCGTGCGTCGGATTGA
- the aroB gene encoding 3-dehydroquinate synthase, with amino-acid sequence MRRIEVGGAQSYAVEVGAGLLDTLRVPERHVALIHPTDLPAGFVTRVQKALQPAVTIPVPARDDCKTLEVLSGVLSRLAGANIPRDGAVVGLGGGAATDLAGFAAASYLRGVAFYTLPTTLLGMVDAAVGGKTGVNLPEGKNLVGAFWPPRAVWCDTDTLGTLPGAVFREGAAEAFKHGLISDPTLLDRVLSPDFRPGGALLEGTLADAIDVKAGVVTRDLTERGERAFLNFGHTLAHALEAVTHHGVPHGDAVGYGMHYAARLSRALGGADLTGHTRAFLTWQQPAPLPPVSFEDALTFMARDKKADADGVRFVLLRDLAQPYLTRVPEDVLREEFSGWQQDLHDLNLLT; translated from the coding sequence GTGCGTCGGATTGAGGTCGGCGGCGCGCAATCGTACGCGGTGGAGGTCGGCGCGGGCCTGCTGGACACGCTGAGGGTCCCCGAGCGGCACGTCGCCCTGATTCACCCGACCGACCTGCCCGCCGGGTTCGTGACGCGGGTGCAGAAGGCGTTGCAGCCCGCCGTGACGATTCCCGTGCCGGCTCGTGACGACTGCAAGACGCTGGAGGTCCTCTCGGGCGTCCTGTCGCGGCTGGCGGGCGCGAACATTCCGCGCGACGGCGCGGTCGTGGGACTGGGGGGCGGCGCGGCGACCGATCTGGCGGGCTTCGCGGCGGCCAGTTACCTGCGCGGCGTGGCGTTCTACACGCTGCCGACCACGCTGCTGGGCATGGTGGACGCGGCGGTGGGCGGCAAGACCGGCGTGAACCTCCCCGAGGGGAAGAACCTGGTGGGGGCGTTCTGGCCGCCGCGCGCCGTGTGGTGCGACACCGATACCCTGGGCACCCTGCCCGGCGCGGTGTTCCGCGAGGGGGCCGCCGAGGCGTTCAAGCACGGCCTGATCAGCGACCCCACCCTGCTGGACCGCGTGCTGTCCCCGGACTTCCGGCCCGGCGGCGCGCTGCTGGAGGGCACGCTGGCCGATGCGATCGACGTGAAGGCGGGCGTCGTCACCCGTGACCTGACCGAGCGCGGCGAGCGGGCGTTCCTGAACTTCGGGCACACGCTGGCGCACGCGCTGGAGGCCGTCACGCACCACGGCGTGCCCCACGGCGACGCCGTCGGGTACGGCATGCACTACGCAGCGCGGCTGTCCCGCGCGCTGGGCGGCGCGGACCTGACCGGGCACACCCGCGCGTTCCTGACGTGGCAGCAGCCGGCGCCCCTGCCCCCCGTGAGCTTCGAGGACGCCCTGACCTTCATGGCCCGCGACAAGAAGGCCGACGCGGACGGCGTGCGCTTCGTGCTCCTGCGCGACCTCGCTCAGCCCTACCTGACGCGCGTCCCGGAAGACGTGCTGCGAGAAGAATTCAGCGGCTGGCAGCAGGATCTGCACGACCTCAACCTGCTGACCTGA
- the aroQ gene encoding type II 3-dehydroquinate dehydratase, whose protein sequence is MLLVLNGPNLNRLGLREPGVYGSQTLEDLERQCDAWGAELGQAVTCRQSNYEGQLIEWIHEAEEHGFTGIVLNPGALTHYSYALRDAIAGQRVPVIEVHISNVDAREEFRHKSVTAAVCRGKISGLGFLGYRLGLEALVESQE, encoded by the coding sequence ATGCTGCTCGTGCTGAACGGCCCCAACCTCAACCGACTCGGCCTGCGGGAACCCGGCGTGTACGGCTCCCAGACCCTCGAAGACCTGGAACGTCAGTGCGACGCCTGGGGCGCGGAACTCGGGCAGGCCGTCACCTGCCGCCAGAGCAACTACGAGGGCCAGCTCATCGAATGGATCCACGAGGCCGAGGAGCACGGCTTCACCGGCATCGTCCTGAACCCCGGCGCGCTGACGCACTACTCGTACGCGCTGCGCGACGCGATTGCCGGGCAGCGCGTCCCGGTGATCGAGGTGCACATCAGCAACGTGGACGCCCGCGAGGAATTCCGCCACAAAAGCGTCACGGCCGCTGTGTGCCGCGGCAAGATCAGCGGGCTGGGCTTCCTGGGCTACCGCCTGGGCCTGGAGGCGCTGGTCGAGAGTCAGGAATGA
- a CDS encoding alpha/beta hydrolase codes for MSDWHPYRPLADSTVTGDLWQLDGVGDAQHAPRPVLVWLPPSYHADSGRRYPVVYFHDGQNVFDAATSYSGEWGADETLTALAAQGIEAIAVGIPNGGDRRFHEYSPVEYHDYPQGGGGGADAYVAFLTDTVKPAVDAAFRTRPGADDTVVIGSSMGGVISLHAWLTRPGVFGHAGIMSPAFWTNAGFSLRQAQEAPLPAGRVWVDIGGQESPEFPDRMRAYWHEAHAFVDTLSARGLGERLRFQADPAAPHHESAWAARLPAALRFLLTGL; via the coding sequence ATGAGCGACTGGCACCCCTACCGGCCGCTGGCAGACAGCACCGTCACCGGGGACCTCTGGCAGCTGGACGGCGTGGGCGACGCGCAGCACGCGCCCCGGCCGGTGCTGGTGTGGCTCCCCCCCTCGTACCACGCGGACAGCGGGCGGAGGTACCCGGTCGTGTACTTCCACGACGGGCAGAACGTGTTCGACGCGGCCACCAGTTACAGCGGCGAGTGGGGCGCGGACGAGACCCTGACCGCGCTGGCCGCGCAGGGCATCGAGGCCATCGCGGTCGGCATTCCCAACGGTGGAGACCGCCGCTTCCACGAGTACAGCCCGGTCGAGTACCACGACTACCCGCAGGGCGGCGGGGGCGGCGCGGACGCCTACGTGGCGTTCCTGACGGACACGGTGAAACCAGCGGTAGACGCGGCGTTCCGCACGCGGCCCGGCGCGGACGACACGGTCGTGATCGGCTCCAGCATGGGCGGCGTGATCAGCCTGCACGCCTGGCTGACCCGCCCGGGCGTGTTCGGGCACGCCGGGATCATGAGCCCCGCCTTCTGGACGAACGCGGGCTTCTCGCTGCGGCAGGCTCAGGAGGCTCCCCTCCCGGCCGGGCGCGTGTGGGTGGATATCGGCGGGCAGGAAAGCCCGGAATTCCCCGACCGGATGCGCGCCTACTGGCATGAGGCCCACGCCTTCGTGGACACCCTGAGTGCCCGGGGTCTGGGCGAGAGGCTGCGCTTCCAGGCCGACCCGGCCGCCCCGCACCACGAGAGTGCCTGGGCGGCCCGGCTGCCCGCCGCGCTGCGCTTCCTGCTGACTGGCCTGTAG
- the rplM gene encoding 50S ribosomal protein L13, translating to MKTYIPKNDEQNWVVVDATNVPLGRLATLIASRIRGKHRPDFTPNMIQGDFVVVLNAAQVALTGNKLDGKVYTRYTGYQGGLKKETAREALKKHPERVIEHAVFGMLPKGRQGRAMHSRLKVYAGEAHPHAAQKPQTLEVK from the coding sequence GTGAAAACCTACATCCCCAAAAATGACGAGCAGAACTGGGTCGTCGTGGACGCCACGAACGTGCCCCTCGGCCGCCTCGCGACGCTGATCGCCAGCCGCATCCGTGGCAAGCACCGCCCCGACTTCACCCCCAACATGATCCAGGGTGACTTCGTGGTCGTCCTGAACGCCGCCCAGGTCGCCCTGACCGGCAACAAGCTGGACGGCAAGGTCTACACCCGCTACACCGGCTACCAGGGCGGCCTGAAGAAGGAAACCGCCCGCGAGGCGCTCAAGAAGCACCCCGAGCGCGTCATCGAGCACGCCGTGTTCGGCATGCTGCCCAAGGGCCGCCAGGGCCGCGCCATGCACAGCCGCCTGAAGGTGTACGCCGGTGAGGCGCACCCCCACGCTGCCCAGAAACCCCAGACGCTCGAGGTCAAATAA
- the rpsI gene encoding 30S ribosomal protein S9: MAIQQPEQFYGTGRRKSAVARVFLRPGEGKIIVNGKEFQTYFRGLLRAVHALQAFRETGTAGRYDAVITVVGGGPTGQADAIKLGISRALLKVNPDFRAQLKPKGLLTRDPREVERKKYGLKKARRAPQFSKR; encoded by the coding sequence ATGGCGATTCAGCAACCCGAACAGTTCTACGGCACCGGCCGCCGCAAGAGCGCCGTCGCCCGCGTGTTCCTCCGCCCTGGCGAAGGCAAGATCATCGTGAACGGCAAGGAGTTCCAGACCTACTTCCGTGGTCTCCTGCGCGCCGTGCACGCCCTGCAGGCCTTCCGTGAAACCGGCACCGCCGGCCGTTACGACGCCGTGATCACGGTTGTCGGCGGCGGCCCCACCGGCCAGGCCGACGCGATCAAGCTGGGCATCTCCCGCGCCCTGCTGAAAGTGAACCCCGACTTCCGCGCGCAGCTCAAGCCCAAGGGCCTGCTGACCCGCGACCCCCGCGAAGTCGAGCGCAAGAAGTACGGCCTCAAGAAGGCCCGCCGCGCCCCCCAGTTCAGCAAGCGCTGA
- the trpD gene encoding anthranilate phosphoribosyltransferase, with protein MHARLMNGERLSQAEAATFMREVMEGELSGVRLAAALAALRVRGETPEEIAGFAQAMREHAVRVNVQPREVLLDVVGTGGDGAHTFNISTTTAFVVAGAGVPVAKHGNRAASSRAGSADVLEALGVNLDATPDVVADAVNTLGIGFMFARNYHPALRHAAPVRSELAARTVFNILGPLSNPAGATHLIVGVFKPELTRTLAEVLRLLGARGATVVNGSGLDEFTVSGVNTVSGLRDGEIIDRTIHPEEAGVSLHPREAIVGGSPAENAEITRALLTGGGTPAQRDIVALNAGAALRTAGRAASIREGVEQARAVMHGGQGWDILERYAAHTRR; from the coding sequence ATGCACGCGAGACTGATGAACGGGGAGCGCCTCTCTCAGGCGGAGGCCGCGACCTTCATGCGCGAGGTGATGGAGGGTGAACTGAGTGGCGTGCGGCTGGCTGCGGCCCTGGCTGCCCTGCGGGTGCGCGGCGAGACGCCCGAGGAGATCGCGGGTTTCGCGCAGGCCATGCGGGAGCACGCGGTGCGCGTGAACGTGCAGCCGCGCGAGGTGCTGCTGGACGTGGTCGGCACTGGCGGGGACGGCGCGCACACCTTCAACATCAGCACCACGACGGCGTTCGTGGTGGCGGGCGCGGGCGTACCTGTCGCGAAGCACGGCAACCGCGCCGCGAGCAGCCGCGCCGGGAGCGCCGACGTGCTCGAAGCGCTGGGCGTGAACCTGGACGCCACGCCAGACGTCGTCGCGGACGCCGTGAACACCCTCGGGATCGGCTTCATGTTCGCCCGCAACTACCACCCGGCGCTGCGGCACGCCGCGCCGGTCCGCTCGGAACTGGCGGCGCGTACCGTGTTCAACATCCTGGGCCCCCTGAGCAACCCCGCAGGCGCCACGCACCTTATCGTGGGCGTGTTCAAGCCGGAACTGACCCGCACGCTGGCGGAAGTGCTGCGCCTGCTCGGTGCTCGCGGCGCGACCGTCGTGAACGGTAGCGGCCTGGACGAATTCACGGTCAGCGGCGTGAACACCGTCTCTGGCCTGCGCGACGGCGAGATCATCGACCGCACCATTCACCCCGAGGAGGCCGGCGTGAGCCTGCACCCGCGCGAGGCGATCGTGGGCGGCAGTCCCGCCGAGAATGCCGAGATCACCCGCGCCCTCCTCACCGGCGGCGGCACCCCGGCCCAGCGGGACATCGTCGCGCTGAACGCCGGAGCGGCCCTGCGCACCGCGGGCCGCGCCGCGAGCATCCGCGAGGGCGTCGAACAGGCCCGCGCCGTCATGCACGGCGGGCAGGGGTGGGACATCCTGGAACGCTACGCCGCGCACACGCGGCGTTGA
- a CDS encoding anthranilate synthase component II has product MTEPTAPLRLLLIDNYDSFTFNLVQYFGTLGAKLTVWRNDAFTLDDVRALNPDAIVVSPGPCTPSEAGQSVAVIRELGSSVPVLGVCLGHQSIGEAFGAQVGRAILPVHGKTSPVRHDGAGLFAGLRDGVTVTRYHSLVVRDLPPELVATAWTTDPQDEVVMALRHRTFPVFGVQFHPESIATQDGLEMLRNFLTEVQAFRARQEATK; this is encoded by the coding sequence ATGACCGAGCCGACCGCCCCCCTCCGCCTCCTCCTGATCGACAACTACGATTCGTTCACGTTCAATCTGGTGCAGTACTTCGGGACGCTGGGCGCCAAGCTGACGGTGTGGCGCAACGATGCGTTCACGCTGGATGACGTGCGGGCCCTGAACCCGGATGCGATCGTGGTGTCGCCGGGGCCCTGTACGCCCTCCGAGGCGGGGCAGAGTGTGGCCGTGATCCGTGAGCTGGGGTCCAGCGTGCCGGTGCTGGGCGTGTGTCTGGGCCACCAGAGCATTGGCGAGGCGTTCGGGGCACAGGTGGGCCGCGCGATCCTGCCGGTGCACGGGAAGACCAGTCCGGTGCGGCATGATGGGGCGGGCCTGTTCGCGGGCCTGCGGGACGGCGTGACGGTCACACGGTACCACTCGCTGGTGGTGCGCGACCTGCCGCCGGAGCTGGTGGCGACCGCGTGGACGACCGACCCGCAGGACGAGGTCGTGATGGCGCTGCGCCACCGCACCTTCCCGGTGTTCGGGGTGCAGTTCCACCCGGAGAGCATTGCCACCCAGGACGGCCTGGAGATGCTGCGGAACTTCCTCACCGAGGTGCAGGCGTTCCGCGCGCGGCAGGAGGCAACGAAGTGA
- the trpE gene encoding anthranilate synthase component I, whose product MTQPNPRSPLAVAVQELNADLDTPVTAYLKVAQGETVTFLLESVEAGEKLGRYSFIGVGEQGRFEARGAHVTSSGTFGDFDGQDTDPLARLYHATVRPATVPGGLPALIGGAIGYAAYDLIRNYERLPDANPDELNVPDACFIAPRGMVIFDHLKHRLITVATADTQAGAQEEVQRLTQRLRGPLPAVPGRTPTTPPEFTSNFTPDTFQAAVRAALEYIRAGDIFQVVPSQRFSADLGDLHPFALYRALRRVNPSPYLGYLQLGPVTLVASSPESLLASDGQTVTTRPIAGTRPRGATPEHDQALADELLADEKERAEHLMLVDLGRNDLGKVSRFGSVRVHDAFTIERYSHVMHIVSSVTATLRDDQTPLHALASVQPMGTVSGAPKIRAMQIIDELEPVRRGPYGGSFGYIALNGSMDMALTLRTMVITNGRVHIQAGAGVVADSDPASEEQETRNKAAALMRAVELAAGGL is encoded by the coding sequence ATGACGCAACCGAATCCGCGCTCCCCTCTGGCCGTCGCCGTGCAGGAACTCAACGCCGACCTCGACACGCCCGTCACCGCGTACCTGAAAGTCGCGCAGGGCGAGACCGTCACCTTCCTTCTGGAAAGTGTGGAGGCCGGGGAGAAACTGGGCCGCTACTCGTTCATCGGCGTGGGTGAACAGGGCCGCTTCGAGGCGCGCGGCGCGCACGTGACGAGCAGCGGCACCTTCGGCGACTTCGACGGGCAGGACACCGATCCCCTGGCGCGGCTGTACCACGCGACCGTCCGCCCCGCGACGGTCCCGGGCGGCCTCCCGGCATTGATCGGCGGCGCGATCGGGTACGCCGCGTACGACCTGATCCGCAACTACGAACGCCTGCCCGACGCGAACCCCGACGAACTGAACGTCCCCGACGCGTGCTTCATCGCGCCGCGCGGCATGGTCATCTTCGACCATCTCAAGCACCGTCTGATCACCGTCGCCACCGCCGACACGCAGGCGGGCGCGCAGGAAGAGGTGCAGCGCCTCACGCAGCGCCTGCGCGGGCCGCTCCCCGCTGTGCCGGGCCGCACCCCCACCACGCCGCCCGAATTCACCAGCAACTTCACCCCCGACACCTTCCAGGCCGCCGTGAGGGCCGCGCTGGAGTACATCCGCGCCGGGGACATCTTCCAGGTGGTGCCCAGCCAGCGCTTCAGCGCCGACCTGGGCGACCTGCACCCCTTCGCGCTGTACCGCGCGCTGCGCCGCGTGAACCCCAGCCCGTACCTCGGGTACCTGCAACTCGGGCCGGTCACCCTGGTCGCCAGCAGCCCCGAGAGCCTCCTCGCCAGCGACGGCCAGACGGTCACCACCCGCCCCATCGCCGGGACCCGCCCGCGCGGCGCCACCCCTGAGCACGATCAGGCCCTCGCGGACGAACTCCTCGCGGACGAGAAGGAACGCGCCGAGCACCTGATGCTGGTGGATCTGGGCCGCAACGACCTGGGCAAGGTCAGCCGCTTCGGCAGCGTCCGCGTGCACGACGCGTTCACCATCGAACGCTACAGCCACGTCATGCACATCGTCTCCAGCGTCACCGCCACCCTCAGGGACGACCAGACGCCGCTGCATGCGCTGGCCAGCGTGCAGCCCATGGGGACCGTCAGCGGCGCCCCCAAGATCCGCGCCATGCAGATCATCGATGAGCTTGAACCCGTCCGGCGCGGCCCGTACGGCGGTTCTTTCGGGTACATCGCCCTGAACGGCAGCATGGACATGGCCCTCACGCTGCGCACCATGGTCATCACGAACGGCCGCGTGCACATCCAGGCGGGCGCGGGCGTCGTCGCTGACAGCGACCCGGCCAGCGAGGAGCAGGAGACCCGCAACAAGGCCGCCGCCCTCATGCGCGCCGTCGAACTCGCCGCAGGAGGGCTGTGA
- a CDS encoding DUF1905 domain-containing protein, with the protein MPLTFTAELFHWRGPAPHYFLRVPAELVTDLKDAARFVTYGWGMIPCEAVVGETRFRTSIFPKDGGYLLPVKVAVRRAEALEEGQAVTVTVTPG; encoded by the coding sequence ATGCCCCTGACGTTCACTGCTGAGCTGTTTCACTGGCGCGGCCCCGCCCCGCATTACTTCCTGCGGGTGCCGGCTGAGCTGGTGACGGACCTGAAGGACGCCGCGCGGTTCGTGACGTACGGGTGGGGCATGATCCCCTGCGAGGCGGTGGTGGGCGAGACCCGGTTTCGCACCTCGATCTTCCCGAAGGACGGCGGGTACCTGCTGCCGGTGAAGGTCGCGGTGCGCCGCGCGGAGGCGCTGGAGGAGGGGCAGGCGGTAACGGTGACCGTCACGCCCGGATGA
- a CDS encoding DUF2721 domain-containing protein → MADANLQVLTAMITPAVLISGAGTLLMSTSSRLGRVTDRVRQLTARFKVLVTDEGRAEALARDEKRLIVKQLPRLARRSRIIVRAMTALYLAVALLVLTSILIGGSALLGAQAGPLPVILAIAGAASLAYGALLLSFETRLSARTTREEMQFLITLGDHYAGLYDEALMTSVRQGVDQL, encoded by the coding sequence ATGGCCGACGCGAACCTGCAGGTCCTGACCGCCATGATCACCCCGGCCGTACTGATCAGCGGCGCGGGCACACTGCTCATGAGCACCAGCAGCCGCCTGGGCCGCGTGACCGACCGCGTGCGGCAACTCACGGCGCGCTTCAAGGTGCTCGTCACCGACGAGGGCCGCGCCGAGGCACTCGCCCGGGACGAGAAACGCCTGATCGTCAAGCAGCTCCCCCGGCTGGCGCGCCGCAGCCGCATCATCGTGCGCGCCATGACGGCCCTGTATCTCGCGGTGGCGCTGCTCGTCCTGACCAGCATCCTGATCGGTGGCAGCGCCCTGCTCGGCGCCCAGGCCGGACCACTGCCGGTCATCCTGGCCATCGCGGGCGCGGCGTCCCTCGCGTACGGCGCGCTCCTCCTGAGTTTCGAGACGCGCCTCAGCGCCCGCACGACCCGGGAGGAGATGCAGTTCCTCATCACCCTCGGGGACCACTACGCCGGTCTGTACGACGAGGCGCTGATGACCAGCGTCCGTCAGGGCGTCGATCAGCTGTAA
- a CDS encoding aminotransferase class I/II-fold pyridoxal phosphate-dependent enzyme, whose amino-acid sequence MWESRRAAAVPGSVFALMDAAKGRARAAGLGIVDLSIGSSDLPPPDAVLEVLRGATRDAQTYRYPLFSDTAPLREAAAGYLARRFGVCVDPAREVLPLIGAQEGLAHLLLAVTDPGDKLLLPDPCYPPYLGAAAVAGLNVVTLPLRPEAAFLPDLDAVPVGVRPRVLLLNYPNNPTSAVADAAFFRRAAAWCRARGALLVHDHPYAELTFGAYRAPSALEAGLEGVVELHSLSKTHHMGGFRVGFAAGDAGVIAALARVKGAIDFHPYLGIQRAAAHALGLPDGVGRAGAAVFEARRDALVPALRELGWEVAMPEASMYAWARVPGLRDSVAFAVRAAETTGVAVSPGAAFGAGGEGFVRFALVQPPEVLREAARQLGTVPTA is encoded by the coding sequence ATGTGGGAGTCACGGCGGGCGGCGGCGGTGCCGGGGAGCGTGTTTGCGCTGATGGACGCCGCAAAGGGGCGGGCGCGGGCGGCGGGCCTGGGCATCGTGGATCTGAGTATCGGGAGCAGTGACCTGCCGCCGCCGGACGCGGTGCTGGAGGTGCTGCGCGGGGCGACGCGGGACGCGCAGACGTACCGGTACCCGCTGTTCAGTGACACGGCGCCGCTGCGGGAGGCGGCGGCGGGGTATCTGGCGCGGCGCTTCGGGGTGTGCGTGGACCCGGCGCGGGAGGTGCTGCCGCTGATCGGTGCGCAGGAGGGGCTGGCGCATCTGCTGCTGGCGGTGACCGATCCGGGGGATAAGCTGCTGCTGCCCGACCCCTGTTACCCGCCGTACCTGGGGGCGGCGGCGGTGGCGGGCCTGAACGTGGTGACGTTGCCCCTGCGGCCCGAGGCGGCCTTCCTGCCGGATCTCGACGCCGTGCCGGTGGGCGTCCGGCCGCGCGTGCTGCTGCTGAATTACCCGAACAATCCGACGTCGGCGGTGGCGGACGCGGCGTTCTTCCGGCGGGCGGCGGCGTGGTGCCGGGCGCGGGGGGCGCTGCTCGTCCATGACCACCCGTACGCGGAGCTGACCTTCGGGGCGTACCGCGCGCCGAGCGCGCTGGAGGCTGGCCTGGAGGGTGTGGTGGAGCTGCACTCGCTGAGCAAGACGCACCACATGGGCGGCTTCCGGGTGGGCTTCGCGGCGGGGGACGCGGGCGTGATCGCGGCGCTGGCGCGGGTGAAGGGCGCGATTGACTTCCACCCGTACCTGGGCATCCAGCGGGCGGCGGCGCACGCGCTGGGGCTGCCGGACGGGGTGGGCCGGGCGGGCGCAGCGGTGTTCGAGGCGCGGCGGGACGCGCTGGTTCCGGCCCTGAGGGAGCTGGGCTGGGAGGTGGCGATGCCGGAGGCGAGCATGTACGCCTGGGCACGCGTGCCGGGCTTGAGGGACAGTGTGGCGTTCGCGGTGCGCGCCGCCGAGACGACGGGCGTGGCAGTCAGTCCCGGTGCGGCGTTCGGGGCGGGCGGCGAGGGCTTCGTGCGGTTCGCGCTGGTGCAGCCACCCGAGGTCCTGCGCGAGGCGGCGAGGCAGTTGGGGACGGTGCCAACCGCCTGA